The following are encoded together in the Zingiber officinale cultivar Zhangliang chromosome 8A, Zo_v1.1, whole genome shotgun sequence genome:
- the LOC122010247 gene encoding universal stress protein PHOS34-like, protein METLDEEVEYNWREVVLPSLIPIVQDPAELDRETGERRRGRDILVAVDHGPNSRHALHWALAHLCRLADTLHLVHAVPSTNNELLYETTQQLMETLAVEAFKVALVTSKARIVEGDAGKVICREAERIKPAAVVMGTRGRGVVQRVLQGSVSEYCFRHCKAAPVIVVPGKEAGDQSVI, encoded by the exons ATGGAGACGTTGGATGAGGAGGTGGAGTACAACTGGAGGGAGGTGGTGCTGCCGTCGCTGATCCCCATCGTGCAGGACCCCGCGGAGCTAGACCGCGAGACCGGCGAGCGGCGGCGCGGCCGGGACATCCTCGTCGCCGTCGACCACGGCCCCAACAGCCGCCACGCCCTCCACTGGGCCCTCGCCCACCTCTGCCGCCTCGCCGACACCCTCCACCTCGTCCACGCCGTCCCCA GTACGAACAACGAGCTGCTGTACGAGACCACTCAGCAGCTGATGGAGACGCTCGCCGTCGAGGCCTTCAAAGTAGCTCTG GTGACATCGAAGGCTCGTATAGTGGAAGGTGACGCCGGGAAGGTGATTTGCCGGGAAGCAGAGAGAATCAAGCCGGCGGCCGTCGTCATGGGAACCCGTGGCCGGGGTGTCGTCCAACG CGTGCTGCAGGGAAGCGTCAGTGAATACTGTTTCCGCCACTGTAAAGCAGCTCCAGTCATCGTCGTTCCGGGGAAAG